The following coding sequences are from one Triticum dicoccoides isolate Atlit2015 ecotype Zavitan chromosome 4A, WEW_v2.0, whole genome shotgun sequence window:
- the LOC119287546 gene encoding acyl-CoA-binding domain-containing protein 6, which yields MASSGIAYPDRFYAAAAYAGFGAGAPSTAAISRFQNDVALLLYGLHQQATVGPCNVPKPRAWSPVEQSKWTSWHGLGSMPSAEAMRLFVKILEEEDPGWYSRIPEFINPQPVVDIEMHKPKEEPDIVPALTNGTGTSSIPEPKTISENGSSVETQDKVVILEGLSTVSAHEEWTALSVSGQRPKPRYEHGATVLQDKMYIFGGNHNGRYLSDLQVLDLKSLTWSKIDAKLQAGTSDSAKTAQVSPCAGHSLISCGNKFFSVAGHTKDPSDSITVKEFDPHTCTWSIVKTYGKPPVSRGGQSVTLVGTTLVVFGGEDAKRCLLNDLHILDLETMTWDDVDAIGTPPAPRSDHVAACHADRYLLIFGGGSHATCFNDLHVLDLQTMEWSKPKQQGPIPSPRAGHAGATVGENWYIVGGGNNKSGVSETLVLNMSTLAWSVVSTVEGRVPLASEGMTLLYSNYSGEDYLISFGGYNGRYSNEVYALKLSVKLDLQSSTKDQPTSDSTSRVLEPEVEISQDGKIREIAMDNADSKNRNDEANEQLLAALKAEKDELEATLNREGLQTVQLKEEITEAEARNAELTKELQAVRGQLAAEQSRCFKLEVDVAELRQKLQSLDALEREVELLRRQKAASEQEQAALDAKQKKQAGSGGVWGWLVGTPPDDDDSESS from the exons ATGGCCAGCTCCGGCATCGCCTACCCCGACCGCTTCTACGCCGCCGCGGCCTACGCCGGCTTCGGCGCCGGCGCCCCTTCCACCGCCGCCATCTCCCGCTTCCAGAACGACGTCGCCCTCCTCCTCTACGGCCTCCACCAGCAG GCGACGGTCGGGCCCTGCAACGTGCCCAAGCCCAGGGCGTGGAGCCCCGTGGAGCAGAGCAAATGGACGAG CTGGCATGGGCTTGGAAGCATGCCGTCCGCAGAGGCGATGCGTCTCTTTGTCAAAATACTGGAG GAGGAAGATCCTGGATGGTACTCTAGAATCCCTGAGTTCATCAACCCTCAGCCTGTAGTAGATATTGAAATGCAT AAACCAAAGGAAGAGCCGGACATCGTACCGGCTTTGACAAATGGAACTGGAACATCATCAATTCCAGAACCAAAAACCATTTCTGAAAACGGAAGTTCAGTGGAGACACAAGACAAAGTTGTTATTCTGGAAGGTCTTAGTACTGTCAGTGCTCACGAGGAATGGACTGCATTGTCTGTTAGCGGCCAGCGGCCTAAACCCCGCTATGAG CATGGAGCAACTGTTCTTCAAGACAAAATGTATATATTTGGTGGAAACCACAATGGCCGTTATCTTAGTGACCTTCAG GTTTTGGATCTGAAGAGTTTGACTTGGTCCAAGATTGATGCCAAATTGCAAGCAGGAACATCTGATTCAGCTAAAACAGCACAAGTCTCTCCATGTGCTGGCCATTCTTTG ATATCATGCGGTAACAAATTCTTCTCTGTTGCTGGGCATACAAAAGATCCATCTGACAGCATTACAG TGAAGGAATTTGATCCACATACTTGTACCTGGTCGATTGTCAAGACTTACGGAAAACCACCG GTTTCTCGTGGAGGTCAGTCAGTGACTCTTGTTGGAACAACTCTAGTCGTGTTCGGTGGCGAAGATGCAAAGCGATGTCTTTTGAATGATTTGCACATTCTTGATCTTGAAACCATGACATGGGATGATGTGGATGCAAT AGGCACCCCTCCTGCTCCTAGATCAGACCATGTTGCTGCTTGCCATGCTGACCGCTATCTTCTAATTTTTGGCGGCGGATCTCATGCGACATGTTTTAATGACCTACATGTCCTTGATTTGCAGACG ATGGAATGGTCGAAACCCAAACAGCAGGGCCCGATTCCAAGCCCACGAGCTGGTCACGCAGGTGCAACTGTTGGAGAGAATTGGTACATTGTTGGTGGTGGCAATAACAAAAGTG GTGTCTCCGAAACACTTGTGCTTAACATGTCAACTCTGGCATGGTCGGTTGTTAGCACTGTAGAAGGGCGTGTTCCTCTTGCCAGTGAG GGCATGACTTTATTGTATAGCAATTATAGTGGAGAAGATTATCTCATTTCTTTTGGAGGATACAATGGACGGTACAGCAATGAG GTGTATGCTCTTAAACTTAGTGTAAAGTTAGATTTGCAGTCGAGCACAAAGGACCAACCAACCTCAGATAGCACGTCTAGGGTGCTGGAACCTGAGGTTGAAATTtctcaagatgggaagatacgggaGATTGCCATGGACAATGCTGATTCG AAAAACAGAAATGATGAAGCAAATGAACAACTTTTGGCAGCCCTTAAAGCTGAGAAAGACGAACTAGAGGCAACGCTTAACAGGGAAGGACTGCAAACTGTACAGCTTAAAGAAGAGATAACTGAAGCAGAGGCCAGAAATGCGGAGCTGACAAAG GAACTTCAAGCTGTCCGTGGGCAACTTGCCGCTGAGCAGTCGAGATGTTTCAAACTGGAGGTGGACGTGGCGGAGCTGCGGCAAAAGCTTCAGAGTCTGGATGCACTGGAGAGGGAGGTGGAGCTCCTTCGAAGGCAGAAGGCGGCTTCCGAGCAGGAGCAGGCGGCGCTGGACGCCAAGCAGAAGAAGCAAGCTGGCTCGGGCGGCGTATGGGGCTGGCTTGTCGGAACCCCTCCAGACGACGATGATTCCGAGTCGTCGTGA
- the LOC119287548 gene encoding putative nuclease HARBI1 isoform X1, which yields MAKKMNKRKKMVRGATVFVALAAMAVIIRAIIRKRRPRITYGPMHERDRIRFDYLNQKIWQSDVLCKNMLRFERAAFFNLCSIIRDRKLLEDSPHLSVEQQLAMFLHTIGHNLRNRVVSPNFCRSYGTTSIYFRKVLHAIGELRNDYIRPPSLETPTKIAGNHRFDPYFKDCIGAIDGTHVRAGVTKDVEHSFRGRKAFTTQNVMASVDFDLRFTYVLAGWEGSAHDATVLAAALTRERGLQVPPGKFYLVDAGYGAKAGFLPPFRGVRYHLNEWGNNPVQNDKELFNLRHSSLRVTVERAFGSLKRRFKILDDAKPFFTFPTQVDIVIACCVLHNYALSQGIDEFIIPEVTWTTQPIRTSRQQASDTRAVVDRRLQMAAQMWEDRQLMYANL from the exons ATGGCCaagaagatgaacaaaagaaaaaagatggtTAGGGGAGCTACTGTTTTTGTTGCACTAGCTGCAATGGCAGTCATTATTCGGGCTATAATAAGGAAAAGAAGACCACGCATTACCTATGGGCCAATGCATGAAAGAGATCGAATCAGATTTGATTATCTAAACCAAAAAATATGGCAAAGTGATGTGTTGTGCAAAAACATGTTAAGGTTTGAAAGAGCTGCATTTTTTAATTTGTGTAGCATAATAAGGGATCGCAAGTTGCTAGAAGACAGTCCACATCTTAGTGTGGAGCAACAATTGGCGATGTTTTTGCATACAATTGGGCATAACCTTCGGAATAGGGTTGTGTCACCCAATTTTTGTAGATCATACGGCACAACCAGCATCTATTTTAGAAAGGTTCTTCATGCCATAGGCGAGCTTCGTAATGATTATATACGGCCACCATCATTGGAGACCCCCACAAAAATTGCAGGAAATCATCGGTTTGACCCATATTTTAAG GATTGTATTGGAGCTATCGATGGTACACATGTGCGAGCAGGTGTTACCAAAGATGTGGAGCATTCTTTTCGTGGTAGGAAGGCCTTTACAACCCAAAATGTGATGGCATCGGTAGATTTTGATCTCCGCTTCACGTATGTATTGGCTGGTTGGGAAGGGTCAGCACACGATGCAACCGTTTTAGCTGCTGCGTTAACGCGTGAGAGAGGCTTACAAGTACCACCAG GGAAGTTCTACCTAGTTGATGCCGGTTATGGAGCCAAGGCCGGGTTCTTACCACCTTTTCGTGGTGTGAGGTACCATTTGAATGAGTGGGGCAACAATCCAGTCCAAAATGATAAGGAGCTATTCAACCTTAGGCACTCTTCACTACGGGTGACGGTAGAGAGGGCTTTTGGATCTCTCAAGAGGCGTTTCAAAATTTTAGATGATGCCAAACCATTCTTTACTTTCccaacacaagttgacattgttataGCTTGTTGTGTTCTTCACAATTATGCACTATCACAAGGGATTGATGAATTTATTATACCTGAAGTGACATGGACCACCCAACCAATTAGAACATCAAGGCAACAAGCAAGTGACACTAGGGCCGTGGTAGACCGTAGGCTACAAATGGCAGCCCAAATGTGGGAAGATAGACAACTCATGTATGCTAATCTATGA
- the LOC119287548 gene encoding uncharacterized protein LOC119287548 isoform X2, producing the protein MESVEVTAASGSSGRAGIIVWTNSMTKIMLGFLAGLVADGKRTSSGFRDVHHRQCPAVLNEQFKLSVIGDQVKNHLKKWRKIWGRVANLKNLSGALWDEDTCTIRLSEEHYAGHCMTHKADAPFLNTPIEHYHAMASIYGTMGAKGQNARSGNDLLSIDLEDEENGEVNTSPNVGESCDPKAPPKKKAKIKHVVEDPLVITLKDGFKLVAEALVKSSRDDDDIPDDLWDVISTLLDFQEEHLAHYYAHLVDNPKTARAFMKLTQINKSVWVSRYVKKNF; encoded by the exons ATGGAGAGTGTTGAAGTCACCGCTGCAAGTGGGAGCTCCGGGAGAGCTGGGATCATTGTATGGACCAATTCGATGACGAAAATCATGCTTGGTTTTTTGGCTGGTCTTGTTGCTGATGGGAAGAGAACTTCAAGTGGATTCAGGGATGTGCATCATAGACAATGTCCTGCTGTTTTGAACGAGCAATTCAAGCTTTCTGTCATCGGAGATCAAGTCAAAAACCATCTCAAGAAGTGGAGGAAGATATGGGGAAGGGTAGCCAACTTGAAGAATTTAAGTGGAGCTCTATGGGATGAAGACACTTGCACAATTAGGCTCAGCGAGGAGCACTATGCAGGGCATTGTATG ACCCACAAAGCTGATGCCCCCTTCTTGAATACACCAATTGAACACTATCACGCCATGGCTTCCATTTATGGGACAATGGGGGCCAAGGGGCAGAATGCTAGGTCTGGCAACGATCTTCTTTCTATTGATCTCGAAGACGAGGAGAATGGTGAGGTGAACACGTCACCAAATGTTGGTGAGTCTTGTGACCCCAAAGCACCACCCAAAAAGAAGGCTAAGATAAAGCACGTTGTTGAGGATCCACTAGTTATCACTCTCAAAGATGGGTTCAAACTTGTGGCTGAAGCGCTTGTGAAGTCTAGTAGAGATGATGATGACATACCCGATGACCTTTGGGATGTAATATCAACACTGCTAGATTTTCAAGAAGAGCACCTAGCCCACTACTATGCTCATCTTGTGGACAACCCCAAGACTGCAAGAGCCTTCATGAAACTTACCCAAATCAACAAGTCTGTTTGGGTGAGTAGGTATGTCAAGAAGAACTTCTAA
- the LOC119283905 gene encoding translation initiation factor IF-2-like, with protein MAAAGGGGAFGGGAGGGAFGGGAFGGGAGVGGASGGGAGRGAFGGAAGGGGAGGGGGERPWLRLPTYAQLLLSSLRATRTTFEDLQERAGSLAKLANDLQTGVIEGNVAILTTAAVKFGHRKVMDILHERFYPNRGSLKYARVITRSLQSSPPDFDPVLLASLDIAQSRRLSSFLKYAVSELNSINGHLGQAGVDAATRFRELRALNENADDFLQRVALQYGLTRGVLAAGLAHLHQAIAAATDLITRFNEEPTAVRHLFTAFTSAGPLE; from the exons atggcggcggcaggcggcggaggGGCGTTCGGCGGCGGGGCCGGCGGCGGGGCGTTCGGTGGTGGGGCGTTTGGCGGCGGGGCTGGTGTCGGAGGGGCtagcggcggcggggctggcagAGGGGCGTTCGGCGGCGCGGCTGGCGGCGGAGGGGCCGGCGGTGGCGGGGGTGAGCGGCCGTGGCTTCGTCTGCCTACATACGCGCAGCTACTGCTCAGCTCCCTGCGGGCCACCCGCACTACCTTCGAGGATCTGCAGGAGCGGGCTGGCAGCCTCGCCAAGCTCGCGAACGACCTACAGACTGGTGTCATCGAGGGCAACGTGGCGATCCTCACGACAGCTGCGGTGAAGTTTGGGCACCGTAAGGTCATGGACATCCTCCATGAAAGGTTCTATCCCAACCGTGGATCTCTCAAGTATGCCAGAGTGATCACGCGAAGCCTGCAGAGCTCAccgccggattttgatcctgtgcTACTCGCATCCCTTGATATTGCTCAGTCAAGGCGTCTGTCATCGTTCCTTAAGTATGCCGTCAGTGAGCTCAACAGTATAAATGGACATTTAGGGCAGGCTGGGGTTGATGCTGCCACTCGGTTCAGAGAATTGCGTGCCCTCAATGAAAATGCAGATGATTTCCTGCAAAGAGTCGCACTCCAGTATGGCCTGACCAGGGGTGTTCTTGCCGCTGGTTTAGCACATCTTCATCAGGCGATTGCGGCCGCCACTGATCTCATCACCAGGTTCAACGAAGAGCCAACTGCTGTCCGTCATCTTTTCACCGCGTTTACCTCGGCAGGCCCACTG GAGTAG